TCCAGGAAGTTTTCGACGGTATCCATCGCCATGTTTGAGCCGCCAAATGCAAATGCATGGTTGATTTTGTCTTGATTGCCTCTGCCGATGATTTCTGTTCGCGTGTCTCGTGGAATCGAGAGCATTTTCATGGAATCGTCGTTAGGGTCTGCTGTGACGACAATGATCGTATCACTTCTGCCGTGTTGCCCCTCTTCGGCGTCTATTCCCAGCAGTAGAAATGATACCGGTTCTTTTTCATTCAGATTTACAGGTGCTGCACGCTTATCGGACTGGTTGCGGTCCAATTCCTCATACATATTCGAATCCACAGTGCTTTCGACTGATTTATAGAGGTTGTAGACATACCCACCGCCAATCAGTAAGAGGATGATGAAGATCCCGCCGGTTAAGGTGAAGAATTTTCTCGTATTTCCCCAGCTTTTCCAGCCTTTATTGCGTTTATCTTGCCGAAAATTTGTCATTTTGCCAATCTCCCCTATATTCATTTCATTATTTATAGTATAGTGGATTGTGAGCAAATAGGCAATCTGTTAATTTGTGAAAACATGGAATTTAAATCGAATGAAATGATATATAACTGTACTATAAGAGGGGGGGAGTAAGATGTCTCAATCAAAAAGAAAAGTGTTTCTGGGGCTGGTGGATTCAATCATTGTGTTATCGGCGATTTTCATCAGCTATTATCTCGTTGTGACGAATACAGACCGGCTGCCAGAAGCCATCCTGGCAAGCTCGGTTGTTCTGTTAATCAGTCATCATATCTTTGCCCATTTCTTCAATTTGTATAATCGCATTTGGGAGTACGCCAGTGTAGGTGAGCTGACTGCGATTATCAAGGCAGTTTCTTTGTCCGTCATTCCTGTCTATATGATGCAGATGATGGTGTTCGATGTGACGTATAACCGGGCGATGCTTGTCACATGGATGCTGCATATCTTGTTGATCGGAGGATCACGCTTTTCCTGGCGGATCTTCAGAGATGAATTCATTCAACAATCCGACATGAAACAGAAAAGAACTTTGATCATTGGCGCCGGGAAAGCGGGCAGTATGGTCGCAAGACAACTCCAGCAAAGTGAAATGTCTGAATTAAAACCTGTGTCCTTCGTGGATGATGATCCGCAAAAAATTAATCTTGAGATCATGGGTATTCCGGTCCTAGGTAAAATTGACTCCCTGCATCAGATCGTCAATGATTATATGATTGAGCATATTGTAATCGCAATACCGTCTTTGCCCCGGGCAGAGTTAAACGGGATCTTTCTGACATGTGCAACGACGAAAGTCAGGACACAAATTATGCCTGCCGTGGAGGATATCATGTCCGGGAAAGTATCGGTCATGCAGATGCGGGATGTTCAGGTGGAGGACTTACTTGGACGGGATCCGGTGGAACTGGATAACCAAAGTATAGGGAAAAAACTTACAGGAAGACGGGTCATGATTACCGGGGCTGGGGGATCCATCGGGTCCGAAGTCTGCCGCCAGGTCAGTTTGTTTCACCCGGATACGGTGATCTTACTTGGACATGGGGAGAACAGCATCTACGCCATCGATATGGAGTTACGCAATCAATTTGGACACATTACATATGAAGCGGTTATCGCAGATGTGCAGGATGAAGAACGCATCAATGACGTCATATCGACTTATTCCCCTGACGTGATCTATCATGCCGCAGCACATAAACATGTTCCGCTAATGGAGAAGAATCCGCATGAGGCGATCAAAAATAATGTCATGGGAACCTTGAATGTATCCAAGGCCGCCGACCGTCACGGTGTATCATCGTTTGTCATGGTGTCCACGGATAAAGCCGTCAAGCCAACGAGCGTGATGGGCGCTACGAAACGGATTGCCGAAATGGTCGTGCAGCATATGGATACCGTCAGTGACACTAAATTCGTAGCGGTTCGGTTTGGTAATGTGCTGGGCAGCCGAGGCAGCGTCATTCCCCTGTTTAAACAACAGATCGAAAATGGTGGTCCGGTGACCGTGACCCACCCGGAGATGACCCGATATTTTATGACGATACCGGAAGCGTCGAGGCTGGTGGTTCAGGCTGGGGCGATTGCTGATGGCGGCGAGACCTTTGTTTTGGATATGGGAAAACCCGTAAAGATAGTCGATCTGGCCAAAAACCTGATCCGGTTATCCGGATTCACCGAAGATGAAATCGAAATCCGTTATACGGGTATGCGACCTGGTGAGAAACTCTTTGAGGAACTTCTAGGAGAAGATGAAGTACACGGGGAACAGATCTATCCGATGATTTACAGAGGAAAGACGCCCCCTGTGAATATTCAGGTGATCAATGAATTAATCGAAGAATTTGATGCAATGTCTACCCAAAAGCTGCGGGTAAGTGTGTTGGACATTGCCCACTTTCGTACGAAACAATTGAGAGCGGTCGGTTCTAAATAAAAG
This Salisediminibacterium beveridgei DNA region includes the following protein-coding sequences:
- a CDS encoding nucleoside-diphosphate sugar epimerase/dehydratase — protein: MSQSKRKVFLGLVDSIIVLSAIFISYYLVVTNTDRLPEAILASSVVLLISHHIFAHFFNLYNRIWEYASVGELTAIIKAVSLSVIPVYMMQMMVFDVTYNRAMLVTWMLHILLIGGSRFSWRIFRDEFIQQSDMKQKRTLIIGAGKAGSMVARQLQQSEMSELKPVSFVDDDPQKINLEIMGIPVLGKIDSLHQIVNDYMIEHIVIAIPSLPRAELNGIFLTCATTKVRTQIMPAVEDIMSGKVSVMQMRDVQVEDLLGRDPVELDNQSIGKKLTGRRVMITGAGGSIGSEVCRQVSLFHPDTVILLGHGENSIYAIDMELRNQFGHITYEAVIADVQDEERINDVISTYSPDVIYHAAAHKHVPLMEKNPHEAIKNNVMGTLNVSKAADRHGVSSFVMVSTDKAVKPTSVMGATKRIAEMVVQHMDTVSDTKFVAVRFGNVLGSRGSVIPLFKQQIENGGPVTVTHPEMTRYFMTIPEASRLVVQAGAIADGGETFVLDMGKPVKIVDLAKNLIRLSGFTEDEIEIRYTGMRPGEKLFEELLGEDEVHGEQIYPMIYRGKTPPVNIQVINELIEEFDAMSTQKLRVSVLDIAHFRTKQLRAVGSK